One genomic region from Croceicoccus sp. YJ47 encodes:
- a CDS encoding prephenate dehydratase — protein MSETTSQNTSPVTHSYSAPALALVEEMTAAASADPARAMAYQGAPGANSHLAATLYDGECLPMPHFSFADAIDAVLAGRAARAIIPIENSHNGRVADIHFLLPESGLAIIGEFFMPIHHTLMATGPGPFRAAMSHPQALGQCRGWLRSRNIVPLDHADTAGAAASVADARDPGVAAIAPKLAAQLYGLTIVAENIEDGADNMTRFVILSKDALDPAGVDGPAMTTFKFEVRNIPAALYKALGGFATNGVNMTKLESYQNGSGFSASEFYCDIIGRPGEPNVDRALAELEYFAKDLRILGTYPQGLPAAEAAAARFVAYSPAKIAVSRIPSASARARYMPGVLKAKPVVPSAPA, from the coding sequence ATGTCCGAAACCACGTCGCAAAACACGTCTCCCGTCACGCACAGCTATTCCGCACCGGCCCTCGCCCTTGTGGAGGAGATGACCGCAGCCGCCTCGGCCGATCCCGCGCGCGCCATGGCGTATCAGGGGGCGCCCGGCGCCAATTCCCACCTCGCCGCCACGCTTTACGACGGCGAATGCCTGCCCATGCCGCATTTTTCCTTTGCCGATGCGATCGACGCGGTGCTTGCGGGGCGGGCGGCGCGCGCAATCATTCCCATCGAAAATTCGCACAACGGGCGCGTCGCGGACATTCATTTCCTGCTGCCCGAATCGGGGCTGGCCATCATCGGCGAGTTTTTCATGCCGATACATCATACGCTGATGGCGACCGGGCCGGGGCCGTTCCGCGCCGCGATGAGCCATCCGCAGGCGCTGGGCCAGTGCCGGGGCTGGCTCCGCAGCCGCAATATCGTCCCGCTCGACCATGCGGACACGGCGGGCGCGGCGGCCAGCGTCGCCGATGCGCGCGATCCCGGCGTGGCCGCCATCGCGCCGAAACTGGCGGCGCAGCTTTACGGCCTCACCATCGTTGCCGAAAATATCGAGGATGGCGCCGACAACATGACCCGCTTCGTCATCCTGTCGAAAGATGCGCTCGACCCCGCCGGGGTGGACGGGCCGGCGATGACCACCTTCAAGTTCGAAGTGCGCAACATTCCCGCCGCGCTTTACAAGGCGCTGGGCGGGTTCGCGACCAATGGCGTCAACATGACCAAGCTGGAAAGCTATCAGAACGGATCGGGATTTTCCGCGAGCGAGTTCTACTGCGACATTATCGGGCGGCCCGGCGAACCGAATGTGGATCGCGCGCTCGCGGAACTCGAATATTTTGCGAAGGATCTGCGCATCCTCGGCACCTATCCGCAGGGCTTACCCGCCGCTGAGGCGGCGGCTGCGCGATTCGTCGCCTATTCCCCCGCGAAAATCGCCGTTTCGCGCATCCCGTCCGCATCGGCGCGGGCGCGATACATGCCCGGCGTGTTGAAGGCGAAACCGGTCGTCCCGTCCGCGCCGGCATAG
- a CDS encoding zinc transporter ZntB: MAASQDYDVADPDAALLFARVLDGNGGGRVVSWEEANQWRPGRAGEMLWLHLCRNADGLQDWLEHELQMSEPTAELLVSDDTRPRALREGNALVAVLRGINFNPGAEPEDMIALQLWSDGRRVVTLRREPLQTPRQTLAEIDAGTGPTDAGALITSVTEHMIARMNHSILDMNDNIDRLEQADPEDDADEMLDRIAVIRRNCLALKRHMSPQHEALERISRDAPPWFEEHDRREIAESIDRLRRYLEDIDISKESAVVLQDDIRARAAASADRTSYLLTIVAAIFLPLSFVTGLLGINVGGMPGVNDGDAFWVVTGLCCAILAVQIVLFWRWKWLG; encoded by the coding sequence TTGGCTGCATCGCAGGACTATGACGTGGCGGATCCGGATGCCGCGCTGCTGTTCGCGCGCGTGCTCGACGGGAATGGCGGCGGGCGCGTCGTTTCGTGGGAGGAGGCGAATCAATGGCGCCCCGGCCGCGCGGGCGAAATGCTGTGGCTGCATCTGTGCCGCAATGCCGACGGATTGCAGGACTGGCTCGAACACGAATTGCAGATGAGCGAGCCGACGGCCGAATTGCTGGTCAGCGACGATACCCGCCCGCGCGCCCTGCGCGAAGGCAATGCGCTGGTTGCGGTGTTGCGCGGGATCAATTTCAACCCCGGTGCGGAGCCGGAGGACATGATCGCCCTGCAACTATGGTCCGACGGGCGGCGGGTGGTCACCTTGCGCCGCGAACCGCTCCAGACCCCGCGTCAGACTCTGGCCGAGATCGACGCCGGCACGGGGCCGACCGATGCCGGCGCGCTCATCACCAGCGTGACCGAACACATGATTGCGCGGATGAACCACTCCATCCTCGACATGAACGACAATATCGACCGGCTCGAACAGGCGGATCCGGAGGACGACGCGGACGAAATGCTCGACCGGATCGCCGTCATCCGCCGCAATTGCCTCGCGCTGAAACGCCATATGAGCCCGCAGCACGAAGCGCTCGAACGCATCAGCCGCGACGCGCCCCCCTGGTTCGAGGAGCATGACCGCCGCGAGATCGCCGAATCGATCGACCGCCTGCGCCGCTATCTCGAAGATATCGACATATCGAAGGAAAGCGCCGTCGTGCTTCAGGACGACATCCGCGCCCGCGCCGCGGCCAGCGCCGACCGGACGAGCTACCTGCTGACCATCGTGGCGGCGATCTTCCTGCCCTTGAGCTTCGTGACCGGATTGCTCGGCATCAATGTCGGCGGGATGCCGGGGGTCAATGATGGCGATGCGTTCTGGGTCGTGACGGGCCTGTGCTGCGCCATACTGGCGGTGCAGATCGTGCTGTTCTGGCGCTGGAAATGGCTGGGGTGA
- a CDS encoding RlmE family RNA methyltransferase, whose protein sequence is MSRAGQDREKLKRSRKRSESSARWLTRHLNDPYVKQARADGYRSRAAYKLRELDEKFGLLKGKTRVVDLGIAPGGWSQVVTQVCPRAEIVGIDLLDVEPLPGVTIFKMDFMDDDAPATLTGALGGPPDLVMSDMAANTVGHKQTDHLRTMGLVETAVDFAIRTLEPGGDFIAKVLAGGTDTQLLALLKRHFTTVKHAKPPASRKGSSEWYVIAKGFKGEA, encoded by the coding sequence ATGAGCCGCGCCGGACAGGACCGCGAGAAACTCAAGCGTTCGCGCAAGCGCAGCGAATCCTCGGCACGCTGGCTCACCCGGCATCTGAACGATCCGTACGTCAAACAGGCGCGCGCCGACGGCTATCGCAGCCGCGCGGCCTACAAGCTGCGCGAACTGGACGAGAAATTCGGCCTGTTGAAGGGCAAGACCCGCGTCGTCGACCTTGGCATCGCGCCGGGCGGGTGGTCGCAAGTCGTCACGCAGGTGTGCCCCCGGGCGGAAATCGTGGGGATCGATCTGCTCGACGTCGAGCCCCTGCCCGGCGTCACCATCTTCAAGATGGATTTCATGGACGATGACGCCCCCGCCACGCTGACCGGCGCATTGGGCGGGCCGCCCGATCTCGTCATGTCGGACATGGCCGCCAACACGGTCGGGCACAAGCAGACCGATCATCTGCGCACGATGGGCCTTGTCGAAACGGCGGTCGATTTCGCGATTCGCACGCTCGAACCCGGTGGCGATTTCATTGCCAAGGTGCTCGCCGGCGGGACCGACACGCAATTGCTCGCCCTGCTGAAACGGCATTTCACCACGGTCAAGCATGCCAAGCCCCCCGCCAGCCGCAAGGGCAGCTCGGAATGGTACGTCATTGCCAAGGGCTTCAAGGGCGAGGCGTAA
- a CDS encoding lysozyme: MSDIRDQIFGPVREHGRQGVFNEAGTIPALDNLLDSFGVPTARAGCTEITPRIAAELIGHEGIVLEAYKDSVGVWTWSVGLAETGGHDVQLYKDNPQTMAAALQAFVRELERTYLPPVLRAFAGKPLSEAQLGAALSFHYNTGAIERAEWVKRYMAGDVAGARAAIMNWVRTAVLT, from the coding sequence ATGAGTGATATTCGCGATCAGATTTTCGGACCCGTGCGGGAGCATGGGCGCCAAGGCGTGTTCAACGAGGCCGGCACGATCCCCGCATTGGACAACCTGCTCGACAGTTTCGGTGTGCCGACTGCGCGGGCTGGCTGCACCGAGATTACGCCGCGCATCGCCGCCGAGCTGATCGGGCATGAAGGCATTGTGCTCGAAGCATACAAGGATAGCGTCGGGGTGTGGACGTGGAGCGTCGGCCTCGCCGAAACAGGCGGGCACGATGTGCAGCTTTACAAGGACAATCCGCAAACGATGGCCGCTGCTTTGCAGGCGTTCGTTCGCGAATTGGAGCGCACCTATCTGCCTCCGGTCCTGCGCGCCTTTGCAGGCAAGCCATTGAGCGAAGCGCAGCTCGGCGCGGCGCTGTCGTTCCACTATAACACGGGCGCGATCGAGCGGGCCGAATGGGTCAAACGCTACATGGCGGGCGACGTGGCAGGCGCGCGAGCGGCCATCATGAACTGGGTCCGGACTGCGGTTCTGACCTAG
- a CDS encoding cytochrome c family protein, with protein MQDKSNTIAGWVLFGGVVALGLSAISSRVFHADNPETEEFGYVIEAAEEEGGESGPSLAVLLQSADPAAGEAVFAKCTACHTIAQGGPNGIGPNLWGVLGKPIGKHAAGFAYSGALSGHGGDWSFENMDDWLASPRAFASGTKMSFAGLSKPEDRANVIAYLNSMGSNLPLPEPELEDVAASGDEPVADNEGGDADTPGVSDTPAGSVGPATKVGAEAAGAMAQPALKPSGGDNSTGEVNRPAGAPE; from the coding sequence ATGCAAGACAAAAGCAATACGATTGCCGGCTGGGTGCTCTTTGGCGGGGTTGTGGCATTGGGCCTGTCCGCGATCAGCAGCCGGGTGTTCCATGCCGACAATCCGGAGACCGAGGAATTCGGCTATGTGATCGAGGCGGCAGAGGAAGAGGGCGGCGAATCCGGCCCCTCGCTCGCCGTGCTGCTGCAATCCGCCGATCCCGCCGCGGGCGAGGCGGTCTTTGCCAAGTGCACCGCGTGCCACACCATCGCACAGGGCGGGCCGAACGGTATCGGCCCCAACCTGTGGGGCGTGCTGGGCAAGCCGATCGGCAAGCATGCGGCAGGCTTTGCCTATTCCGGCGCGCTTTCGGGCCATGGCGGCGACTGGTCGTTCGAGAACATGGACGACTGGCTCGCCAGCCCGCGCGCCTTTGCCAGCGGCACGAAGATGAGCTTCGCCGGCCTGTCGAAGCCTGAAGATCGCGCCAATGTCATTGCCTATCTGAATTCGATGGGCTCGAACCTGCCGCTTCCCGAGCCCGAGCTTGAGGATGTCGCGGCAAGCGGGGATGAGCCTGTTGCCGATAACGAGGGCGGCGATGCCGACACCCCCGGCGTTTCGGACACGCCCGCAGGGTCGGTAGGCCCCGCGACGAAGGTCGGGGCCGAGGCCGCCGGCGCGATGGCGCAGCCCGCGCTGAAGCCCAGCGGCGGCGACAACTCCACCGGCGAAGTGAACCGCCCGGCGGGTGCGCCCGAATAA
- a CDS encoding murein L,D-transpeptidase catalytic domain-containing protein, with the protein MAKREVERNAATLWKSDIAGIADFGVHSSVPRFHFANLENGTVRSFRVAHGKGSDPDHDGMLDAFSNVEGSNATSRGAYITYEWYVGKYGTSIRLGGLDPTNDNALRRYIVMHSAWYAEPSHVAEWGRLGRSDGCFAMAPDDFNEALWHLSGGRLLFADRLDFG; encoded by the coding sequence GTGGCCAAGCGCGAGGTGGAGCGCAATGCCGCGACCTTGTGGAAAAGCGACATCGCCGGCATCGCCGATTTCGGCGTGCACAGTTCGGTCCCCCGGTTCCATTTCGCCAACCTGGAAAACGGCACGGTGCGCAGCTTCCGCGTCGCCCATGGCAAGGGGTCCGATCCCGACCACGACGGCATGCTCGACGCGTTTTCCAATGTCGAGGGATCGAACGCGACGAGCCGGGGCGCCTACATCACCTATGAATGGTATGTCGGCAAATATGGCACCTCGATCCGGCTCGGCGGGCTCGACCCGACGAACGACAATGCGCTGCGCCGCTATATCGTGATGCACTCGGCCTGGTATGCGGAACCGTCCCATGTCGCCGAATGGGGGCGGCTTGGCCGCTCTGACGGGTGTTTCGCCATGGCGCCCGACGATTTCAACGAGGCGCTGTGGCATCTGTCGGGCGGGCGGCTGCTCTTTGCCGACCGGCTCGATTTCGGCTGA
- a CDS encoding L,D-transpeptidase family protein: MPEIVEGVIFNPTWTVPQSIVVGEGLGARLSNNPAQAAREGYKVSKTESGMTIVVQQPGENNALGLMKLDMPNEHAIFLHDTPSKHFFAQDRRALSHGCIRTERALELALTLAIAVGGLDKDEAVAISGSGEYTKVPLEKQLPVYITYFTMARDIDGKMRSFDDIYGRDAPVLASMAAPRVMKTGQRVTDEEVVPIEAPGA; this comes from the coding sequence TTGCCCGAAATCGTCGAGGGCGTCATCTTCAACCCCACCTGGACCGTGCCGCAATCCATCGTCGTGGGCGAGGGGCTGGGCGCGCGCCTGTCCAACAATCCCGCGCAGGCCGCGCGCGAAGGTTACAAGGTGAGCAAGACCGAGAGCGGCATGACCATCGTGGTGCAGCAGCCGGGCGAAAACAACGCGCTGGGGCTGATGAAGCTCGACATGCCGAACGAGCATGCGATCTTCCTGCACGACACGCCGTCGAAGCATTTCTTCGCGCAGGACAGGCGCGCGCTTTCGCACGGGTGCATCCGGACCGAACGCGCGCTGGAACTTGCGCTGACGCTGGCGATCGCGGTCGGCGGGCTGGACAAGGACGAGGCCGTCGCCATTTCGGGAAGCGGCGAATATACGAAGGTGCCGCTGGAAAAGCAGTTGCCGGTGTATATCACCTATTTCACCATGGCCCGCGACATCGACGGCAAGATGCGCAGCTTTGACGATATCTATGGCCGCGACGCGCCGGTGCTGGCCAGCATGGCGGCGCCGCGCGTGATGAAGACCGGGCAGCGCGTCACCGACGAGGAAGTCGTGCCGATCGAAGCACCGGGCGCCTGA
- a CDS encoding Ppx/GppA phosphatase family protein, giving the protein MDLGTNNCRLLIARPSGENFVVIDAFSRVVRLGEGLAHTGRLSDAAMERTMAALHVCADKLRRRNVHLARSVATEACRRAENGPAFIERVREETGIALDIISAQEEARLAVLGCHVLLEQGEGPMMIFDIGGGSTELVLIETGDVVPRIMDWQSVPWGVVSLTESFPPAQDEDDADRLARYRQMRHAVHHSFREFSQRLQPFRARGADGEAPRLLGTSGTVTTLASLHLELPQYDRRAVDGLIVPSDAMRDIADMLSTASPEKRQELPCIGRDRAELVVAGCAILETILDLWPADRLGVADRGIREGILRSLMAGVLSPQDEPTRPPRPL; this is encoded by the coding sequence ATCGACCTCGGCACCAATAATTGCCGCCTGCTCATCGCGCGACCGTCGGGCGAGAATTTCGTCGTGATCGATGCCTTCAGCCGGGTGGTACGGCTGGGCGAAGGGCTGGCGCATACCGGCAGGTTGAGCGATGCGGCGATGGAACGCACGATGGCCGCGCTGCACGTGTGCGCGGACAAGCTGCGCCGCCGCAACGTCCATCTCGCCCGCAGCGTCGCGACCGAGGCCTGCCGCCGTGCGGAGAACGGCCCCGCCTTCATCGAGCGCGTGCGCGAGGAAACCGGCATCGCGCTCGACATCATCAGCGCGCAGGAAGAAGCGCGGCTCGCCGTGCTGGGCTGCCACGTGTTGCTCGAACAGGGCGAAGGGCCGATGATGATCTTCGACATCGGCGGCGGCTCGACCGAGCTCGTGCTGATCGAGACGGGCGATGTCGTGCCGCGCATCATGGACTGGCAATCGGTGCCGTGGGGCGTCGTTTCGCTCACGGAAAGCTTCCCGCCCGCGCAGGACGAGGACGATGCCGATCGCCTCGCCCGCTATCGGCAGATGCGCCACGCGGTGCACCACAGTTTTCGCGAATTTTCGCAACGCCTCCAACCGTTCCGCGCGCGCGGCGCCGATGGCGAGGCGCCCCGCCTTCTCGGCACGAGCGGTACCGTGACCACGCTCGCCAGCCTGCATCTCGAATTGCCGCAATATGACCGGCGCGCGGTCGACGGGCTGATCGTGCCTTCCGATGCCATGCGCGACATTGCCGACATGCTGTCGACCGCATCGCCCGAAAAGCGGCAGGAACTGCCCTGTATCGGGCGCGACCGGGCGGAGCTTGTGGTGGCGGGGTGCGCGATTCTCGAAACGATCCTCGACCTCTGGCCGGCGGACCGGCTGGGCGTTGCGGATCGCGGCATTCGCGAAGGCATCCTGCGCAGCCTCATGGCAGGCGTGCTGTCCCCGCAGGACGAACCGACGCGCCCGCCCCGCCCGCTCTGA
- a CDS encoding GNAT family N-acetyltransferase gives MTIHYRAARMDDTDALAALGRDSFVAAFGHVYDPADLAAFLQQVYARDAVAEEIADPAMIHRLAFAGDEMVGYCKLIEGECYPGQSDAQRPITLGQIYTAPDRTGQGIGRVLAEWAIAEARSRGCDAIQLSVWSENEAAQRFYARHGFQKIADIDFWVGDHRDDEYLYERRL, from the coding sequence ATGACCATCCACTATCGTGCCGCCCGGATGGACGACACCGATGCGCTCGCGGCGCTGGGCCGGGACAGTTTCGTCGCCGCATTCGGCCATGTCTACGACCCCGCCGATCTCGCGGCGTTCCTGCAACAGGTCTATGCCCGCGATGCGGTGGCGGAGGAGATCGCAGACCCCGCGATGATCCATCGGCTGGCCTTTGCCGGGGACGAGATGGTCGGTTATTGCAAGCTTATCGAGGGCGAATGCTACCCCGGCCAATCCGATGCGCAGCGGCCCATCACGCTGGGGCAGATCTACACCGCGCCCGACCGCACGGGCCAGGGGATCGGACGCGTGCTCGCCGAATGGGCCATCGCGGAGGCCCGGTCGCGCGGCTGCGACGCGATCCAGCTTTCGGTGTGGAGCGAGAACGAAGCGGCGCAGCGGTTTTACGCCCGCCATGGCTTTCAAAAGATCGCCGACATCGATTTCTGGGTCGGGGATCATCGCGACGATGAATATCTTTATGAACGCCGCCTGTAA
- a CDS encoding phage capsid protein — protein sequence MDHSAEQHRNTEYNDAVSFELAAKPGLLSPLVGSTENYAGSASARIENRFGEVDMEDSGERLGDTNLTDTPSTTRHIKVGPAADVAEMIDKNDQKVTRVPLNSPVAANIATAARRYHDRKWLEGYFGMGWEGEQGDIAVPFKSANIVDPGGTGLTKAKLLALREQMLLSDIDFEEEMPILLITPRQETNLFNIEEYNNSDFQDGHPLVRGEVKPWLGFRFVGFNPDSKRGYGEARHLTKPEGSTIRSLPAFVPSGLHRGVWTEFWGHIGPRPDKKLNIQLYGEARSAVVRTNEDKCFLLEVDEQEAA from the coding sequence ATGGACCATTCCGCAGAACAGCATCGCAATACCGAATATAACGATGCCGTCAGCTTCGAGCTGGCGGCGAAGCCCGGCCTGCTTTCCCCGTTGGTCGGTTCGACCGAGAATTATGCGGGCTCCGCGTCGGCGCGGATCGAGAACCGCTTCGGCGAAGTGGATATGGAAGATTCGGGCGAACGCCTGGGCGACACGAACCTGACCGATACGCCGAGCACCACGCGCCACATCAAGGTGGGCCCTGCCGCCGACGTCGCCGAAATGATCGACAAGAACGATCAGAAGGTCACGCGGGTGCCGCTCAACAGTCCCGTCGCTGCGAACATCGCGACGGCTGCGCGCCGCTATCACGATCGCAAATGGCTGGAAGGCTATTTCGGGATGGGCTGGGAAGGTGAGCAGGGCGATATCGCCGTGCCGTTCAAGTCGGCGAACATCGTCGATCCGGGCGGAACCGGCCTTACCAAGGCGAAGCTGCTCGCGCTGCGCGAACAGATGCTGCTCTCCGATATCGATTTCGAGGAGGAAATGCCGATCCTTCTCATCACGCCCCGACAGGAAACCAACCTGTTCAATATCGAGGAATACAACAATTCTGATTTTCAGGATGGGCACCCGCTGGTGCGCGGAGAAGTCAAGCCATGGCTTGGGTTCCGGTTTGTCGGCTTCAACCCCGACAGCAAGCGCGGATATGGCGAAGCCCGCCACCTGACCAAGCCGGAAGGTAGTACGATCCGCAGCCTGCCCGCGTTCGTGCCTTCGGGCCTGCATCGCGGTGTGTGGACCGAGTTCTGGGGGCATATCGGCCCGCGTCCCGACAAAAAGCTGAACATCCAGCTTTACGGCGAAGCGCGCAGCGCGGTGGTCCGCACCAACGAGGACAAGTGCTTCCTGCTCGAAGTGGACGAGCAGGAAGCGGCCTGA
- the bla gene encoding class A beta-lactamase translates to MTIDRRKTLGGLGLLAGYTLSGCGVAGRGLDGGGLDGGGADETASRDGPMSGADGAARLAALQRQAGGMLGAYVLDTGDGAHFGLNADRRFPHCSSFKLSLAAMLLHRIDRGEIDGDEILPYGPDALMHVSPVTARHVDEGGLPAIVLARAAVVTSDNAAANLLLRRLGGPAAMTAFWRGIGDGISRLDAYEPELNRTPPGTEENSTTPAAMAATLARLATGDVLYPASRATLREWMAATNTGTRRIRAGLPAGFTAGDKTGTSLYPDASAHYIDIAVAQTAGHAPVVITAYYDTGAIQSDMDPADEAVLAEVGRIAAAWLSARMENWQ, encoded by the coding sequence ATGACCATCGATCGACGCAAGACGCTGGGCGGCCTCGGCCTGCTTGCCGGATATACGCTTTCAGGATGCGGGGTGGCCGGACGCGGGTTGGACGGAGGGGGATTGGACGGAGGCGGGGCAGACGAGACCGCATCGCGGGACGGGCCGATGTCCGGCGCGGACGGCGCGGCGCGGCTTGCGGCGCTTCAACGACAGGCCGGCGGCATGCTCGGCGCGTATGTGCTCGACACCGGCGACGGGGCGCATTTCGGGCTGAACGCGGATCGCCGCTTTCCCCATTGTTCCTCGTTCAAGCTGTCGCTGGCGGCGATGCTGCTCCACCGGATCGACCGGGGTGAGATCGACGGGGACGAGATTCTGCCCTATGGGCCCGACGCGCTGATGCATGTGTCGCCGGTCACGGCGCGCCACGTGGACGAGGGCGGCCTGCCCGCCATCGTGCTCGCCCGCGCGGCAGTCGTGACGAGCGACAATGCCGCTGCAAACCTGCTGCTGCGGCGGCTCGGCGGGCCGGCGGCAATGACCGCGTTCTGGCGCGGGATCGGCGACGGGATCAGCCGGCTCGACGCTTACGAGCCGGAACTGAACCGCACCCCCCCCGGCACTGAGGAGAACAGCACGACCCCTGCCGCCATGGCCGCGACGCTGGCGCGCCTCGCCACCGGCGACGTGCTGTACCCCGCGTCCCGGGCGACCTTGCGCGAATGGATGGCGGCGACGAACACGGGCACGCGGCGGATACGCGCCGGGCTTCCCGCGGGCTTTACGGCGGGCGACAAGACCGGCACGAGCCTCTACCCCGATGCCAGCGCGCATTATATCGACATCGCGGTCGCCCAAACGGCCGGCCATGCGCCCGTCGTGATCACGGCCTATTACGATACCGGCGCAATACAGTCGGACATGGACCCGGCGGACGAGGCCGTTCTGGCCGAGGTGGGACGCATCGCCGCGGCATGGCTTTCCGCCCGCATGGAGAATTGGCAATGA
- a CDS encoding isoaspartyl peptidase/L-asparaginase family protein has protein sequence MTDATARHPRWSLALHGGAGSMTPDILGPEMQDAYRDALGTALDAGTAVLRRGGSALDAVEAAVMALEDDPLFNAGRGAVFTFEGKNELDAAIMDGATLSAGSATGLLRTKNPVRAARAVMEETLHVMLANDGANRFAEEQGIEQVDPAYFATAERRRQWEEFSQKKDAWFDTDLKYGTVGAVARDADGHVAAATSTGGLTGKRWGRVGDSPVIGAGTYADDRSCAISATGTGETFIELAAGHEIGARMRMLNETVEEAVAAVLTELGAKGGNGGVIYAGADGTTGFAFNTPGMYRARADADGMRETAIFAGE, from the coding sequence ATGACCGACGCCACTGCCCGACATCCGCGCTGGAGCCTTGCCCTGCATGGCGGGGCGGGGTCGATGACGCCCGACATCCTCGGCCCGGAGATGCAGGACGCCTATCGCGATGCGCTGGGTACGGCGCTCGATGCCGGGACCGCGGTGCTGCGCCGCGGGGGCAGCGCGCTCGACGCGGTGGAGGCGGCGGTGATGGCGCTGGAGGATGATCCGCTGTTCAATGCGGGGCGCGGGGCGGTGTTTACCTTCGAGGGGAAGAACGAACTCGACGCCGCGATCATGGACGGCGCGACGCTTTCGGCCGGGTCCGCCACGGGATTGCTCCGCACGAAGAACCCGGTGCGCGCCGCCCGCGCCGTCATGGAGGAAACGCTGCACGTGATGCTCGCCAATGATGGCGCGAATCGGTTTGCCGAGGAACAGGGGATCGAGCAGGTCGACCCCGCATATTTCGCGACCGCCGAGCGCCGCCGCCAGTGGGAGGAATTCAGCCAGAAAAAGGACGCCTGGTTCGATACCGATCTCAAATATGGCACGGTGGGCGCGGTGGCGCGCGATGCGGATGGCCATGTCGCCGCGGCGACCAGCACCGGCGGCCTGACCGGGAAACGATGGGGCCGCGTCGGCGATTCGCCGGTGATCGGCGCGGGCACCTATGCCGACGATCGCTCCTGCGCGATTTCGGCGACGGGCACGGGCGAAACCTTCATCGAACTGGCCGCCGGGCATGAAATCGGCGCGCGCATGCGGATGTTGAACGAAACGGTGGAGGAGGCCGTTGCCGCCGTGCTCACGGAACTGGGCGCGAAGGGCGGCAATGGCGGCGTGATCTATGCCGGCGCGGACGGGACGACCGGTTTCGCCTTCAACACGCCGGGCATGTATCGCGCCCGCGCCGATGCGGACGGGATGCGCGAAACGGCGATTTTCGCGGGGGAATAG